From one Dermacentor silvarum isolate Dsil-2018 chromosome 3, BIME_Dsil_1.4, whole genome shotgun sequence genomic stretch:
- the LOC119445103 gene encoding LOW QUALITY PROTEIN: ice-structuring glycoprotein (The sequence of the model RefSeq protein was modified relative to this genomic sequence to represent the inferred CDS: deleted 1 base in 1 codon) — protein sequence MFNILSAEIQRWNIICACLLCAVYLVGFLTVYSATVFVILWSGVNYYLHKREENFRHRLSILGLIKHDKREQRRRSGHNSSQRAVYANSVTPTSATPSRFGSVSFDYLRVTPGNKFDTPSRVHRSGEVDGGAYGLASSVLMSKTTILNRSCQSSSTPGHGRKSHLDWLPVTARRHPIQQEKYSVGSYPVVCLNKSPLPLAKPFSSPELIPAVKVKILPLTTSHIQNQTFGHPATIAEADKQDPCSTESVIQALKERRKRAAAAAAYQDGLDSAGNSPSQVQSSKRPRRENLCLPQMPPFTPVVTSVGGFGPPFLGSPSKNAVMRGPVPSALVSTPEATFKRGRLCSTSSPPGSAKRHRNNAIAISYCSSKSILQQVRNSQSQKRKAVPPDSSPLSKQTRKEDRRLQSDEEDSTEKIEDSSKENDVLSEAEASKESSESENVDTSKLRSRVKPLDWSTIEKKRLVYPEHIATLKEHENDQARDKQRLNRLLGGLQDVSEQTNAEKTPVTTKVEMATPSTLAKTAGLPTFGVPPAATSSATLVQGLTTNTVSVISSPVMSASSATASPPKASENPTAVLSAPVTTTDAAVASAGSATSTATTAPKPQFGAGFFSSNATGATSTTASEAVAESAPASLPTAAASTATNPLLAALAKFTSPKATEATTAASPAVSQSSATSTGLAASSLLLPQTSALAVPTPTASSAVTAPASNATKPAGGFVFSGPSLGGNKPISTTPSIAPTPCFGTVAATTAASPALPMFKANDSNAAVASAASPSPAPFQFGSNAQAAKPTVSQGFLVTAASSAQPFKFGSSGGPASTCSCGKHHADHQPIIGAVQVWHCSTCRPSSFDVIAVAQFIIDWVRHKHIRLWVWCTPKSTAASPIPALGSASVQSPATASAGIGTQPASGGFAFGASAASSCSTTATTQGGFSFGAGSATAASSGSGPVFKFGVQGQQQQQQQATASAPLSTATPAASLFSGAPFTFGTPVPKQDMAPAVPQSFTFGAATTTPAAANSAPFAFGARGSGTAAASPFAFGAATTTTAPSAAPFSFGAGTASTPAFPQSSTTSPLFPSAAPMGQSSSVAQPGGFQFGAPQVQSAFGTATNGLTNGISSSAAGAASQPSAAPSGLFKFGAANNSSVPAFNFAASQCGTNATPKPAFNFGAPAPTSNLFSIGTASSHSERPLARPRSKRITKK from the exons ATGTTTAATATACTCAGTGCCGAAATTCAACGTTGGAATATTATTTGTGCGTGCTTACTGTGTGCAGTGTACCTCGTGGGTTTTCTGACAGTCTACTCTGCGACGGTGTTCGTCATTCTGTGGAGTGGAGTGAATTATTACCTGCACAAGCGGGAGGAAAACTTTCGCCACCGTCTCTCGATACTAGGCTTAATAAAGCATGACAAACGTGAGCAGAGAAGACGAAGCGGCCACAACTCTTCGCAGCGCGCGGTTTATGCGAACAGTGTTACACCGACGTCGGCCACACCGTCGAGGTTCGGCAGTGTTTCGTTTGATTATCTGCGCGTGACACCCGGGAATAAATTTGACACTCCTTCGCGGGTACACCGGAGCGGCGAGGTCGACGGTGGTGCATACGGCCTCGCAAGTTCCGTGTTGATGAGTAAAACCACTattctcaaccgatcgtgccaAAGTTCTTCCACGCCGGGGCATGGGAG GAAGTCCCATCTTGACTGGCTCCCAGTCACCGCTCGGAGGCACCCAATCCAGCAGGAGAAATACTCCGTGGGGAGCTATCCAGTGGTGTGTCTCAATAAGTCACCACTGCCACTGGCCAAACCATTTTCATCGCCAGAACTGATACCGGCAGTGAAGGTCAAGATCCTGCCGCTGACAACATCCCACATACAGAACCAGACGTTTGG CCACCCAGCAACCATTGCCGAAGCGGACAAGCAGGATCCATGCTCCACAGAGAGTGTCATCCAAGCCCTCAAGGAGAGGAG GAAGcgggccgctgctgctgctgcgtatCAAGATGGCCTGGACTCGGCGGGCAACAGCCCCAGCCAGGTGCAGAGCAGCAAGCGACCGCGGCGTGAAAACCTCTGCCTGCCGCAGATGCCGCCCTTCACACCGGTTGTTACGTCGGTGGGTGGTTTCGGGCCCCCTTTTCTGGGCTCCCCGAGCAAGAACGCAGTTATGCGCGGCCCCGTGCCTTCTGCCCTAGTGTCGACGCCCGAAGCGACCTTCAAGCGAGGCCGCCTGTGTTCTACGTCGAGTCCGCCCGGCTCGGCCAAGCGGCATCGTAACAATGCCATTGCCATCTCCTACTGCTCTAGCAAGAGCATCCTGCAACAGGTG AGGAACAGCCAGTCCCAGAAGCGGAAAGCTGTACCACCCGACTCTTCTCCATTGTCAAAGCAAACAAGAAAGGAAGACAG gagacTTCAGTCGGACGAAGAAGACTCCACCGAGAAGATTGAGGACAGCAGTAAAGAA AATGATGTCCTCTCGGAAGCAGAAGCGTCGAAAGAGTCGTCAGAAAGTGAGAATGTTGATACCTCGAAGCTGAGGAGCCGGGTCAAGCCCCTCGACTGGAGCACCATTGAAAAGAAG AGGTTGGTGTACCCGGAGCACATTGCAACCCTGAAGGAGCACGAGAATGACCAGGCCCGCGATAAGCAACGGCTCAACCGACTGTTGGGTGGGCTTCAGGACGTCAGTGAACAAACGAATG CAGAGAAAACGCCGGTGACTACTAAGGTCGAGATGGCAACACCCTCCACCTTGGCGAAGACAGCTGGCCTCCCCACTTTTGGCGTTCCACCTGCAGCCACGTCCAGTGCAACTTTGGTGCAAGGGTTGACGACCAACACAGTGTCGGTGATCAGCAGCCCCGTAATGAGCGCATCATCTGCCACAGCCTCGCCACCTAAGGCATCCGAGAATCCAACTGCTGTCCTTTCTGCACCAGTCACCACCACAGACGCAGCCGTCGCATCTGCTGGCTCTGCAACAAGTACTGCCACCACGGCACCGAAACCTCAGTTCGGCGCTGGCTTTTTCAGTTCGAATGCCACCGGTGCCACTAGCACAACGGCGTCAGAAGCGGTTGCAGAAAGTGCGCCAGCGTCACTGCCCACAGCTGCAGCTTCCACTGCGACAAACCCGCTATTGGCTGCCTTGGCAAAATTCACCTCTCCAAAAGCTACAGAAGCCACCACAGCTGCCTCACCTGCTGTGTCGCAGTCATCGGCAACCTCAACCGGTTTGGCGGCGTCATCACTTTTGTTGCCGCAGACATCTGCGCTGGCTGTGCCAACACCCACGGCGTCTTCTGCTGTCACTGCTCCTGCTTCCAACGCAACAAAGCCAGCAGGGGGCTTTGTTTTTTCGGGGCCATCACTCGGAGGCAACAAgccaatttcaactacaccttCAATCGCTCCAACACCATGTTTTGGAACGGTGGCAGCCACGACTGCTGCGTCTCCAGCATTACCCATGTTTAAAGCCAACGACTCGAATGCTGCTGTTGCTAGTGCCGCCTCGCCATCTCCGGCACCTTTCCAGTTTGGCTCGAACGCACAGGCGGCAAAACCAACCGTGTCACAGGGCTTCTTGGTCACCGCAGCGTCGTCGGCACAGCCATTCAAGTTCGGCTCGAGCGGAGGGCCTGCCAGCACCTGTTCCTGCGGCAAACACCACGCAGACCACCAGCCCATCATTGGGGCTGTTCAAGTTTGGCACTGCAGCACCTGTAGGCCCTCAAGTTTCGACGTCATTGCAGTCGCCCAGTTCATCATTGACTGGGTCAGGCACAAGCATATTCGCCTTTGGGTCTGGTGC ACGCCAAAATCAACAGCCGCCTCACCAATTCCGGCCCTTGGCTCGGCAAGTGTACAGTCCCCGGCCACAGCATCGGCAGGCATCGGCACTCAGCCTGCTAGCGGTGGTTTCGCATTTGGAGCTAGTGCAGCATCATCCTGTAGCACCACCGCAACCACTCAAGGTGGATTTTCTTTCGGTGCCGGTAGTGCCACTGCTGCCTCATCGGGAAGCGGCCCAGTCTTCAAGTTTGGCGTGCAggggcagcaacagcagcagcagcaggcgacTGCTTCTGCTCCGCTTTCAACTGCGACGCCAGCCGCCTCATTATTTTCCGGAGCGCCGTTCACGTTTGGAACACCTGTCCCGAAGCAGGACATGGCGCCCGCAGTGCCACAGTCGTTCACCTTTGGTGCAGCAACCACCACACCAGCAGCAGCCAACAGCGCACCTTTTGCATTTGGAGCGAGGGGTTCCGGCACAGCAGCTGCCAGTCCCTTTGCGTTTGGTGCAGCTACCACTACAACTGCTCCGAGCGCGGCACCATTCTCCTTTGGGGCTGGCACGGCCAGCACGCCTGCTTTTCCACAGTCGAGCACCACTTCACCGCTCTTCCCCAGCGCCGCGCCCATGGGCCAGTCTTCTTCTGTGGCTCAGCCTGGTGGATTCCAGTTCGGCGCACCGCAGGTTCAGAGTGCGTTCGGCACTGCCACCAATGGCTTGACCAACGGTATCTCGAGCAGTGCGGCTGGTGCTGCTTCCCAGCCCAGTGCTGCACCCTCAGGACTGTTCAAGTTTGGTGCGGCCAACAACTCGTCGGTGCCAGCGTTCAACTTTGCTGCGTCGCAGTGTGGAACCAACGCCACTCCAAAGCCAGCTTTCAATTTTG GTGCCCCTGCACCCACCAGCAACCTGTTTTCTATAGGAACGGCTTCGTCACACAGCGAGCGACCACTAGCAAGGCCACGAAGCAAGCGCATCACAAAGAAgtga